One window from the genome of Crassostrea angulata isolate pt1a10 chromosome 2, ASM2561291v2, whole genome shotgun sequence encodes:
- the LOC128171746 gene encoding hepatoma-derived growth factor-related protein 2-like isoform X1: MANIKTDYQPMDKIFAKMKGYPHWPARIDKLPPGGQKAPKGKFPIFFYGTHETAFLAPKDIYPYEKFKEKYAKPQKRLGFNEGLWEIENNPTVVFMGNQQASESQEAEEEEEEEGEMVIEEEEEEKPAKGKKKQTKPKAAQKRKKTTTEGKPAKRARKDKDAVENEEDDFFDEEEEEPDLSSDNPEDEDFELMETSKSKKKTPKRKGRKSGGKKAAESGQSGEDNNEVSDDNEEGEVTVKKKPKKTPVKRKSTAKVKKGRESTGGRKKADSRVVSSDSELSSDSNSDEEVSSWKKKDEERKKEMEKKIKEAEERKKKEESERIKAIRAEQRLAAEKEEDEEDEEEDEEDSKPRKKKSKKPKEETTDDEHQSRTPKLSKHVKKKSEKSKRQRGERKTEAEEEEKVEEEEEEADKDTNKDTGDVQEETTPQEEDTTKNEEDSNKPDREQEATEAESRQESGGDNQEQEAEEKVKEESPKKKEKSKEDLEKEEKAKQAREEARRAREEERRRKQERERERERKIKEREEEKERKKKEKYEQKKKDKINFIQTEGKLSAMDKEIKLCVQRDSTDVDKCLAIMEDLDALPVNQVMLKKNPDIMKTIKMLRKYKGSEKIRLKAEVIYHKFKGFFLAGDGELNSSIMEHHHHKKQNNKDTKERENKENEISRASEVTANSNDTTSETEDRLAGEGEGTPALDRVSDNTLDASASDSELTKRIEQLTGEVVAKLESWPSDSSDKEDGFKSLKSWPELPLLPGLTFESESQNNSEPPSGKTCEIAATDSDVQISDSKPSENSESGQPDIENKKEVVPSPKEKADTVPSQSSPPPAATTATTTDTTNTTNTSNNTDTSNAANASNAYRRTSNILSLPLPIIDDDSQDAGTDDDAMDISPAVSPTKTNGDKETKVNVNQSPENEEIEEAIDEQERIDLDARIQAIMASNTLTNLETEDSNGPVSPTDDKPEKEEEKVIKPVQVEVPVKKPEVPVKKPDKKEVESDSEPIMDDDELHSLLGI; encoded by the exons ATTGATAAACTACCTCCTGGAGGGCAGAAAGCACCAAAGGGGAAATTTCCCATTTTTTTCTATGGAACACATGAAAC GGCATTTCTTGCTCCAAAGGATATTTATCCTTACGAGAAGTTCAAAGAGAAGTACGCCAAGCCACAAAAACGACTGGGATTTAATGAAGGACTATGGGAGATTGAGAACAACCCAACAGTGGTGTTTATGGGAAAT CAGCAAGCAAGTGAATCTCAAGAGGCAGAAGAAGAGGAAGAAGAAGAAGGGGAGATGGTGAttgaggaggaggaggaagagAAACCAGCCAAAGGGAAAAAG aaGCAGACAAAACCTAAAGCAGCACAGAAAAGAAAGAAGACGACAACAGAG GGGAAGCCAGCCAAAAGAGCAAGAAAGGACAAGGATGCTGTAGAAAATGAAGAGGATGATTTTTTTGATGAGGAGGAAGAGGAACCAGATCTGTCTTCAGATAACCCAGAGGATGAG GACTTTGAGTTGATGGAGACCTCCAAATCAAAGAAGAAAACTCCAAAGAGGAAAGGAAGAAAGAGCGGTGGTAAAAAGGCAGCAGAATCTGGACAGAGTGGGGAAGACAACAACGAGGTGTCTGATGACAATGAGGAGGGAGAGGTCACGGTCAAAAAGAAGCCAAAGAAAACCCCCGTCAAACGGAAATCCACAGCAAAGGTCAAAAAAG GGAGAGAATCCACAGGAGGTCGGAAGAAAGCTGACAGCAGAGTTGTGTCCAGCGACAGTGAACTCAGTAGTGACAG TAATTCAGATGAGGAGGTCAGCAGTTGGAAGAAAAAAGATGaggaaagaaaaaaggaaatggAGAAAAAGATAAAGGAGGCCGAGGAAAG aaagaaaaaagaggAGTCAGAAAGAATCAAGGCCATCCGAGCGGAGCAGAGACTGGCCGCTGAGAAAGAGGAGGATGAAGAGGATgaagaagaagatgaagaaGACTCAAAACCtagaaagaaaaaatccaaGAAACCGAAGGAGGAG aCAACAGATGATGAGCACCAATCTAGAACACCAAAGCTTTCAAAGCATGTCAAGAAGAAATCAGAAAAGTCGAAAAGACAGAGAGGGGAGAGAAAGACAGAAGCAGAAGAGGAAGAGAAAGTAGAAGAGGAGGAGGAAGAGGCAGACAAGGATACAAACAAGGACACAGGAGATGTTCAAGAGGAGACAACCCCGCAGGAGGAAGACACCACGAAGAATGAGGAAGACTCCAACAAACCAGACAGAGAGCAGGAGGCGACCGAGGCAGAGAGCAGGCAGGAGAGTGGAGGAGACAACCAGGAACAGGAGGCAGAGGAGAAG GTGAAAGAGGAAAGTccaaaaaagaaagagaaatca AAAGAAGACTTGGAGAAAGAAGAAAAGGCAAAGCAGGCGAGGGAAGAAGCCAGGCGGGCTCGTGAAGAGGAGAGGAGACGTAAACaggagagggagagagagagggagcGTAAAAT caaagaGCGAGAAGAAGAAAAggagagaaaaaagaaagaaaagtatgaacagaagaaaaaagataaaattaatt tcATTCAGACAGAGGGAAAATTAAGTGCCATGGATAAAGAGATCAAACTGTGTGTCCAGAGAGACTCTACT GATGTTGACAAATGCCTGGCCATCATGGAGGATCTGGACGCGCTGCCAGTAAACCAAGTGATGCTGAAGAAAAATCCTGACATCATGAAAACCATCAAAATG CTGAGGAAGTACAAGGGCAGTGAGAAGATCCGACTAAAGGCTGAGGTCATTTACCACAAGTTCAAGGGGTTCTTCCTGGCGGGAGACGGGGAACTCAATAGCTCA ATTATGGAACACCATCATCATAAGAAACAGAACAACAAAGATACCAAAGAAAgggaaaacaaagaaaatgaaatttctaGAGCATCAG AGGTGACGGCCAACAGTAATGACACGACCAGTGAGACAGAGGACCGGCTGGCCGGGGAGGGGGAGGGAACTCCTGCACTGGATCGCGTGTCTGACAACACACTGGACGCCTCTGCCAGCGACTCAGAACTGACCAAGCGTATAGAACAATTGACTGGTGAGGTTGTGGCCAAACTCGAGTCCTGGCCCTCAGACAGTAGTGATAAAGAAGAtggttttaaaagtttaaaaagctGGCCCGAGTTACCTCTCCTGCCTGGCCTTACATTTGAATCCGAGTCTCAGAATAACTCTGAACCACCCAGTGGTAAAACTTGTGAAATAGCAGCTACAGATAGTGATGTTCAAATTAGTGACTCAAAACCAAGTGAAAATTCAGAGAGTGGTCAACCAGACATTGAGAATAAGAAGGAAGTGGTGCCATCTCCAAAGGAGAAAGCTGACACTGTGCCAAGTCAGTCCTCCCCACCACCGGCGGCGACAACTGCGACCACCACAGACACCACTAACACCACAAACACAAGTAACAACACAGACACGAGTAACGCCGCCAACGCAAGTAATGCATACAGGAGGACCTCAAACATTCTTAGTTTACCATTACCCATCATTGATGATGACTCCCAGGATGCTGGGACAGACGATGATGCAATGGACATTTCACCCGCCGTGTCTCCTACTAAAACAAACGGTGACAAAGAGACCAAAGTGAATGTGAATCAGTCGCCAGAGAATGAAGAAATAGAGGAAGCCATTGATGAACAG GAGCGGATTGACCTAGATGCCCGAATCCAGGCCATAATGGCTAGCAACACTCTCACTAACCTAGAGACAGAAGACAGCAATGGACCAGTGTCACCAACAGATGACAAACCCGAGAAAGAAGAAGAGAAAGTTATCAAACCTGTACAAGTTGAGGTTCCGGTGAAAAAACCAGAGGTTCCAGTAAAGAAACCAGATAAGAAAGAGGTGGAATCTGACTCAGAACCAATCATGGACGATGACGAGCTTCACAGTCTGCTGGGCATATAG
- the LOC128171746 gene encoding hepatoma-derived growth factor-related protein 2-like isoform X2, whose translation MANIKTDYQPMDKIFAKMKGYPHWPARIDKLPPGGQKAPKGKFPIFFYGTHETAFLAPKDIYPYEKFKEKYAKPQKRLGFNEGLWEIENNPTVVFMGNQASESQEAEEEEEEEGEMVIEEEEEEKPAKGKKKQTKPKAAQKRKKTTTEGKPAKRARKDKDAVENEEDDFFDEEEEEPDLSSDNPEDEDFELMETSKSKKKTPKRKGRKSGGKKAAESGQSGEDNNEVSDDNEEGEVTVKKKPKKTPVKRKSTAKVKKGRESTGGRKKADSRVVSSDSELSSDSNSDEEVSSWKKKDEERKKEMEKKIKEAEERKKKEESERIKAIRAEQRLAAEKEEDEEDEEEDEEDSKPRKKKSKKPKEETTDDEHQSRTPKLSKHVKKKSEKSKRQRGERKTEAEEEEKVEEEEEEADKDTNKDTGDVQEETTPQEEDTTKNEEDSNKPDREQEATEAESRQESGGDNQEQEAEEKVKEESPKKKEKSKEDLEKEEKAKQAREEARRAREEERRRKQERERERERKIKEREEEKERKKKEKYEQKKKDKINFIQTEGKLSAMDKEIKLCVQRDSTDVDKCLAIMEDLDALPVNQVMLKKNPDIMKTIKMLRKYKGSEKIRLKAEVIYHKFKGFFLAGDGELNSSIMEHHHHKKQNNKDTKERENKENEISRASEVTANSNDTTSETEDRLAGEGEGTPALDRVSDNTLDASASDSELTKRIEQLTGEVVAKLESWPSDSSDKEDGFKSLKSWPELPLLPGLTFESESQNNSEPPSGKTCEIAATDSDVQISDSKPSENSESGQPDIENKKEVVPSPKEKADTVPSQSSPPPAATTATTTDTTNTTNTSNNTDTSNAANASNAYRRTSNILSLPLPIIDDDSQDAGTDDDAMDISPAVSPTKTNGDKETKVNVNQSPENEEIEEAIDEQERIDLDARIQAIMASNTLTNLETEDSNGPVSPTDDKPEKEEEKVIKPVQVEVPVKKPEVPVKKPDKKEVESDSEPIMDDDELHSLLGI comes from the exons ATTGATAAACTACCTCCTGGAGGGCAGAAAGCACCAAAGGGGAAATTTCCCATTTTTTTCTATGGAACACATGAAAC GGCATTTCTTGCTCCAAAGGATATTTATCCTTACGAGAAGTTCAAAGAGAAGTACGCCAAGCCACAAAAACGACTGGGATTTAATGAAGGACTATGGGAGATTGAGAACAACCCAACAGTGGTGTTTATGGGAAAT CAAGCAAGTGAATCTCAAGAGGCAGAAGAAGAGGAAGAAGAAGAAGGGGAGATGGTGAttgaggaggaggaggaagagAAACCAGCCAAAGGGAAAAAG aaGCAGACAAAACCTAAAGCAGCACAGAAAAGAAAGAAGACGACAACAGAG GGGAAGCCAGCCAAAAGAGCAAGAAAGGACAAGGATGCTGTAGAAAATGAAGAGGATGATTTTTTTGATGAGGAGGAAGAGGAACCAGATCTGTCTTCAGATAACCCAGAGGATGAG GACTTTGAGTTGATGGAGACCTCCAAATCAAAGAAGAAAACTCCAAAGAGGAAAGGAAGAAAGAGCGGTGGTAAAAAGGCAGCAGAATCTGGACAGAGTGGGGAAGACAACAACGAGGTGTCTGATGACAATGAGGAGGGAGAGGTCACGGTCAAAAAGAAGCCAAAGAAAACCCCCGTCAAACGGAAATCCACAGCAAAGGTCAAAAAAG GGAGAGAATCCACAGGAGGTCGGAAGAAAGCTGACAGCAGAGTTGTGTCCAGCGACAGTGAACTCAGTAGTGACAG TAATTCAGATGAGGAGGTCAGCAGTTGGAAGAAAAAAGATGaggaaagaaaaaaggaaatggAGAAAAAGATAAAGGAGGCCGAGGAAAG aaagaaaaaagaggAGTCAGAAAGAATCAAGGCCATCCGAGCGGAGCAGAGACTGGCCGCTGAGAAAGAGGAGGATGAAGAGGATgaagaagaagatgaagaaGACTCAAAACCtagaaagaaaaaatccaaGAAACCGAAGGAGGAG aCAACAGATGATGAGCACCAATCTAGAACACCAAAGCTTTCAAAGCATGTCAAGAAGAAATCAGAAAAGTCGAAAAGACAGAGAGGGGAGAGAAAGACAGAAGCAGAAGAGGAAGAGAAAGTAGAAGAGGAGGAGGAAGAGGCAGACAAGGATACAAACAAGGACACAGGAGATGTTCAAGAGGAGACAACCCCGCAGGAGGAAGACACCACGAAGAATGAGGAAGACTCCAACAAACCAGACAGAGAGCAGGAGGCGACCGAGGCAGAGAGCAGGCAGGAGAGTGGAGGAGACAACCAGGAACAGGAGGCAGAGGAGAAG GTGAAAGAGGAAAGTccaaaaaagaaagagaaatca AAAGAAGACTTGGAGAAAGAAGAAAAGGCAAAGCAGGCGAGGGAAGAAGCCAGGCGGGCTCGTGAAGAGGAGAGGAGACGTAAACaggagagggagagagagagggagcGTAAAAT caaagaGCGAGAAGAAGAAAAggagagaaaaaagaaagaaaagtatgaacagaagaaaaaagataaaattaatt tcATTCAGACAGAGGGAAAATTAAGTGCCATGGATAAAGAGATCAAACTGTGTGTCCAGAGAGACTCTACT GATGTTGACAAATGCCTGGCCATCATGGAGGATCTGGACGCGCTGCCAGTAAACCAAGTGATGCTGAAGAAAAATCCTGACATCATGAAAACCATCAAAATG CTGAGGAAGTACAAGGGCAGTGAGAAGATCCGACTAAAGGCTGAGGTCATTTACCACAAGTTCAAGGGGTTCTTCCTGGCGGGAGACGGGGAACTCAATAGCTCA ATTATGGAACACCATCATCATAAGAAACAGAACAACAAAGATACCAAAGAAAgggaaaacaaagaaaatgaaatttctaGAGCATCAG AGGTGACGGCCAACAGTAATGACACGACCAGTGAGACAGAGGACCGGCTGGCCGGGGAGGGGGAGGGAACTCCTGCACTGGATCGCGTGTCTGACAACACACTGGACGCCTCTGCCAGCGACTCAGAACTGACCAAGCGTATAGAACAATTGACTGGTGAGGTTGTGGCCAAACTCGAGTCCTGGCCCTCAGACAGTAGTGATAAAGAAGAtggttttaaaagtttaaaaagctGGCCCGAGTTACCTCTCCTGCCTGGCCTTACATTTGAATCCGAGTCTCAGAATAACTCTGAACCACCCAGTGGTAAAACTTGTGAAATAGCAGCTACAGATAGTGATGTTCAAATTAGTGACTCAAAACCAAGTGAAAATTCAGAGAGTGGTCAACCAGACATTGAGAATAAGAAGGAAGTGGTGCCATCTCCAAAGGAGAAAGCTGACACTGTGCCAAGTCAGTCCTCCCCACCACCGGCGGCGACAACTGCGACCACCACAGACACCACTAACACCACAAACACAAGTAACAACACAGACACGAGTAACGCCGCCAACGCAAGTAATGCATACAGGAGGACCTCAAACATTCTTAGTTTACCATTACCCATCATTGATGATGACTCCCAGGATGCTGGGACAGACGATGATGCAATGGACATTTCACCCGCCGTGTCTCCTACTAAAACAAACGGTGACAAAGAGACCAAAGTGAATGTGAATCAGTCGCCAGAGAATGAAGAAATAGAGGAAGCCATTGATGAACAG GAGCGGATTGACCTAGATGCCCGAATCCAGGCCATAATGGCTAGCAACACTCTCACTAACCTAGAGACAGAAGACAGCAATGGACCAGTGTCACCAACAGATGACAAACCCGAGAAAGAAGAAGAGAAAGTTATCAAACCTGTACAAGTTGAGGTTCCGGTGAAAAAACCAGAGGTTCCAGTAAAGAAACCAGATAAGAAAGAGGTGGAATCTGACTCAGAACCAATCATGGACGATGACGAGCTTCACAGTCTGCTGGGCATATAG